A stretch of the Pedobacter sp. MC2016-14 genome encodes the following:
- a CDS encoding glycosyltransferase: protein MMKEKYVIITPFFPTDDDFVGPYIYDQVKAIQKTAQYELIVIKIVGNRAAIPYIYQGIFVNEISLVDLPSFILPGLFLQKNIKNLLSLMKMLTDNNLSTIKFIHGHVTYPSGLLAVLLAQKIGAKSIVQHHGFDVMGYTNGCFQQKWLQKLNALWINKFHVPVLNKATWNVGVSKQTLSHLNQIPGYQPKKELVLYNGTDPLKFYPIAGLKDQNYFTIGCVGNFWAIKDQLSLLKALRILRSKSQKYDCIRLKLIGSGQMLNTCIAYVNENGLSSVVHFLPTLDHTQLNAFYNSLDLFVLPSYDEAFGCVYTEAYACGVPFIAVEGQGIAELVTFANSRHQLMKKEDIKGLADQIEYFFNHRDFRPELMHNIDIDFQIRNFMTSITVT from the coding sequence ATGATGAAGGAAAAATACGTTATCATAACTCCATTCTTTCCTACAGATGATGATTTTGTAGGCCCTTACATATACGATCAGGTAAAGGCCATTCAAAAGACAGCACAATATGAGCTCATCGTAATTAAGATTGTGGGCAATAGAGCTGCCATCCCTTACATATATCAAGGTATATTTGTGAACGAAATCAGCTTGGTTGATTTGCCTTCCTTTATTTTGCCGGGTCTTTTTCTGCAAAAAAATATTAAAAATTTGTTGTCGTTAATGAAGATGTTAACGGACAACAACCTCAGCACCATTAAATTTATTCATGGTCATGTCACTTATCCATCCGGTTTGCTTGCTGTCCTCCTTGCTCAAAAAATAGGGGCTAAGTCTATCGTTCAGCACCATGGTTTTGATGTCATGGGTTATACCAATGGATGCTTTCAGCAAAAATGGCTGCAAAAATTAAATGCGCTATGGATTAATAAATTTCATGTGCCTGTGCTAAATAAAGCCACATGGAATGTAGGCGTAAGTAAACAGACGCTAAGCCACTTAAATCAAATACCCGGGTATCAACCTAAAAAGGAACTCGTGCTTTATAATGGTACAGATCCATTAAAATTTTACCCCATCGCTGGTTTAAAAGACCAAAATTACTTTACCATTGGCTGCGTTGGCAACTTCTGGGCAATTAAAGATCAATTGTCACTCCTTAAAGCCCTGCGTATTTTACGTTCTAAAAGCCAAAAATACGATTGCATCCGGCTAAAACTTATAGGTTCAGGTCAGATGTTGAACACCTGTATTGCATATGTAAATGAAAACGGGCTGTCTTCGGTTGTGCACTTTCTCCCTACGCTTGACCATACACAGCTTAATGCTTTTTACAACAGCCTGGATTTATTTGTACTGCCTTCGTATGATGAGGCTTTTGGTTGTGTGTATACTGAAGCTTATGCATGCGGGGTTCCTTTTATTGCCGTAGAAGGGCAGGGCATTGCAGAATTAGTTACATTTGCAAACTCCAGGCACCAGCTGATGAAAAAAGAAGACATTAAGGGGCTTGCTGATCAAATTGAGTACTTCTTTAACCATCGTGACTTTAGGCCTGAACTGATGCATAATATAGATATCGACTTTCAAATAAGGAATTTTATGACTAGTATAACTGTAACATGA
- a CDS encoding glycosyltransferase, whose amino-acid sequence MSIVKMEGNQTSAVMVSVLMITYKHEAFIKQAVECILAQETGFEYELIIADDCSPDSTSAVIAALTSSHPAARRIKYFRHSPNIGAAANVVFAFNHCKGKYIALCEGDDYWTDSLKLQKQVDFLEANRDYGLVHTNNKIFLEKDQTFSELSRIINDDENLFEYLIFKNNPICTLTVCLRAEMMLRYLSLIDVQKDAYLVSDYPIWIWFSMNSKIKLINEVTGVYRILEESASQSADPKKKILFIENAKKQALFFLDEHRKAEYELAFYKKYSFLYARMGEAEKKKFITRLFWNTKNYLHYLRFNLLKVFNSESAAIKLIDKIQLLTETKMRG is encoded by the coding sequence TTGTCAATAGTAAAAATGGAAGGTAACCAAACATCAGCCGTCATGGTTTCGGTTCTCATGATCACCTATAAGCATGAAGCTTTTATCAAACAAGCTGTGGAGTGTATTCTTGCGCAGGAAACGGGCTTTGAATATGAACTGATCATAGCTGATGATTGCTCCCCTGACAGCACCAGTGCTGTAATAGCAGCCTTAACAAGCTCGCATCCAGCAGCACGAAGAATAAAGTATTTCAGGCATAGTCCTAACATTGGCGCTGCTGCCAATGTTGTGTTCGCCTTTAATCATTGCAAAGGTAAATATATAGCACTTTGCGAAGGCGATGATTACTGGACAGATTCCTTAAAATTACAAAAACAGGTTGATTTTCTGGAGGCCAATAGAGACTATGGTTTGGTGCACACCAATAATAAAATCTTTCTGGAAAAAGATCAAACTTTTAGTGAGCTCTCAAGGATAATTAACGATGATGAAAATCTGTTTGAGTATTTAATTTTTAAGAACAATCCAATTTGCACCTTAACGGTTTGTTTAAGGGCAGAAATGATGCTGCGTTATCTTTCATTAATTGATGTTCAAAAGGATGCTTATTTAGTTTCAGATTATCCAATTTGGATTTGGTTTTCCATGAACAGTAAAATTAAACTGATCAATGAAGTAACGGGTGTTTATCGAATTTTAGAAGAGTCTGCCTCACAATCTGCTGATCCAAAAAAGAAAATTCTTTTTATAGAGAATGCTAAAAAGCAAGCGCTTTTCTTCCTGGATGAGCACAGAAAGGCTGAATATGAACTTGCCTTTTATAAAAAGTATTCCTTTTTATATGCCCGGATGGGTGAAGCTGAAAAGAAGAAATTTATAACCAGACTATTTTGGAATACTAAAAATTATCTTCACTATTTAAGATTTAACCTTTTAAAGGTTTTTAATTCAGAAAGTGCCGCTATAAAGTTGATTGATAAAATTCAGTTATTGACTGAGACTAAAATGCGCGGATAA
- a CDS encoding 3-oxoacyl-ACP synthase III family protein, translating into MANFSIHNIAIKGISCCVPENKSNNRNLDHLFQGDAEKFINATGIEERRIALKDICASDLCIEAGNKLIEALDWKKEDIQILVFVTLTGDHIVPGTSSILQDRLGLSKTCMAFDVTLGCSGYVYGLSIITGLMNSFGIKKGLLLAGDTCSKIVSKNDKTTFPLFGDAGTATALQIEENSGELLFDVGTDGSGYESIFIPHGGSRRRADTDSVIETEIAPGVSKSKYHVHLDGINVFYFGISQAPKTVNNLIDHFGIQKDEIDYYVFHQANKMMNTKIASKLNIPIEKVPASLKKFGNTSSASIPLTVVTELRDAIKNDKGKLIFSGFGVGLSWGTMYVKIKQDTPLIFTEL; encoded by the coding sequence ATGGCAAATTTTTCAATTCATAACATTGCAATAAAAGGAATATCATGCTGTGTTCCTGAAAATAAAAGTAATAACCGAAATCTGGATCATCTTTTTCAAGGTGATGCCGAGAAATTTATTAATGCAACGGGCATTGAAGAGCGTCGTATCGCCTTGAAAGATATTTGTGCATCAGATTTGTGTATTGAGGCAGGGAATAAATTAATTGAAGCCCTGGACTGGAAGAAAGAAGATATCCAAATTTTAGTCTTTGTTACCCTAACCGGAGATCATATTGTACCTGGTACCTCCTCTATTTTGCAAGACCGCCTTGGCTTATCTAAAACCTGCATGGCTTTCGATGTCACTTTAGGCTGTTCTGGCTATGTTTATGGACTTTCTATTATCACAGGTCTGATGAACAGCTTTGGGATAAAAAAAGGCCTTTTACTGGCTGGAGATACCTGCAGTAAAATTGTTTCTAAAAATGACAAGACTACCTTCCCTTTGTTTGGGGATGCTGGTACAGCCACCGCATTACAAATAGAAGAAAACTCAGGTGAATTATTATTTGATGTGGGCACAGATGGTAGTGGTTATGAGTCAATCTTTATCCCGCATGGTGGTTCCAGGCGTAGAGCTGATACCGATTCCGTGATTGAGACTGAGATAGCTCCTGGAGTCAGCAAAAGTAAGTATCATGTTCACCTGGATGGCATCAATGTTTTCTATTTCGGGATATCCCAGGCGCCAAAAACAGTCAATAACCTGATCGATCATTTCGGTATACAAAAAGATGAGATCGACTATTATGTGTTTCATCAGGCTAATAAGATGATGAACACTAAAATCGCCTCAAAACTTAACATTCCAATTGAAAAAGTTCCCGCTTCACTAAAAAAATTTGGCAATACCTCTTCTGCGTCTATACCCCTAACCGTAGTAACCGAATTAAGGGATGCCATAAAAAATGATAAAGGCAAACTTATCTTTTCTGGATTTGGCGTAGGATTATCATGGGGGACTATGTATGTAAAGATAAAACAGGATACTCCATTAATTTTTACAGAGCTGTAA
- a CDS encoding acetyltransferase has translation MKNLIIIGARGMGRETFSLAKNCQGYGTEYQVKGFLDDHLHVLDDFTGYPPILGSVEAYEVQEHDVFICALGAVYWKKFYAEQILAKGGLFINLIHPSVTFSDNVTLGTGLIICQGACLSNEVSVGDFVIILNYSGLGHNTKVGDWCHIGAYSFTGGFSVLENEATLHVRATILPNIQVRKNAVIGACSLVTKNVKENTTVFGVPAKVLEF, from the coding sequence ATGAAGAATTTGATCATTATCGGTGCGCGGGGCATGGGCCGGGAAACTTTTTCCCTTGCTAAAAACTGCCAGGGATATGGTACTGAATATCAAGTTAAAGGATTTCTGGATGATCATCTGCATGTTTTGGATGACTTTACAGGTTACCCACCTATTTTGGGTTCAGTTGAGGCTTATGAAGTGCAGGAACACGATGTTTTTATCTGTGCACTAGGTGCGGTTTATTGGAAGAAATTCTATGCAGAGCAGATCCTTGCAAAAGGTGGATTATTTATTAATTTGATTCATCCGTCGGTTACATTTTCGGATAATGTAACGTTAGGCACAGGGTTGATTATTTGCCAGGGGGCTTGCCTGAGTAACGAAGTTAGCGTTGGAGATTTTGTAATTATTCTTAATTACAGTGGCTTGGGGCACAATACAAAAGTAGGAGATTGGTGTCATATCGGTGCTTATTCTTTTACAGGGGGCTTCTCGGTTCTGGAAAATGAGGCTACACTCCATGTGAGAGCTACGATTTTACCAAATATACAAGTCAGAAAAAATGCAGTAATAGGCGCCTGTAGCCTGGTTACAAAAAATGTTAAAGAAAATACAACTGTTTTCGGAGTACCAGCAAAGGTTCTTGAATTTTAA
- a CDS encoding phosphopantetheine-binding protein: MELEHFLENFSNTLSDTDKELIKPETVFRELGEWDSLTALLVVEMIDEKYDKTLTGEDLRGSVTILDIYKILKAKG, from the coding sequence ATGGAACTGGAACACTTCCTTGAAAACTTTTCGAATACCCTTAGTGACACTGATAAAGAATTAATTAAACCCGAAACTGTTTTCAGAGAGCTGGGAGAATGGGATTCGTTAACAGCGTTACTTGTAGTTGAAATGATAGATGAGAAGTACGATAAAACACTCACTGGTGAAGATTTGCGGGGTTCAGTTACTATTCTCGATATTTATAAAATACTAAAAGCAAAAGGCTAA
- a CDS encoding CatB-related O-acetyltransferase → MITLLNTQLGDQCMVGNFSKMAYSKMDTLSYIGDYTVVINAIIGRFCSISWGVTIGPEEHDYTRLTNHSFLYSLKSFQLTPYKHYSPFEKECVIGNDVWIGCNSTILRGVTIGDGAVIGANSLVNKDVPPYAIVAGTPAKVIKYRFNDAVIAALLDLKWWDLPLKLISANTELFAAQPTLGIIAQIKGLHQSG, encoded by the coding sequence ATGATAACCCTGCTGAATACTCAGCTTGGAGATCAGTGCATGGTTGGTAACTTCTCAAAGATGGCCTATTCAAAGATGGATACACTCTCCTATATCGGTGATTATACAGTGGTAATCAATGCCATAATTGGCAGATTTTGTTCTATATCCTGGGGGGTTACCATCGGACCCGAAGAACATGATTATACCAGATTGACCAATCATAGCTTTTTGTACTCACTAAAATCTTTCCAGTTAACTCCTTATAAACATTACAGTCCTTTTGAAAAGGAATGTGTTATTGGTAACGATGTTTGGATTGGGTGTAACAGTACAATCTTAAGAGGGGTAACCATAGGCGATGGCGCTGTAATAGGAGCAAACTCCCTTGTCAATAAGGATGTGCCTCCTTACGCAATTGTGGCCGGTACTCCGGCTAAAGTTATAAAGTATAGGTTTAACGATGCTGTTATTGCTGCTCTTTTGGATTTAAAGTGGTGGGATTTGCCTCTTAAACTAATTTCAGCAAATACCGAACTTTTTGCCGCACAGCCAACTTTAGGAATTATAGCTCAAATTAAAGGCTTGCATCAATCTGGATAA
- a CDS encoding metallophosphoesterase has translation MKLLIYSDVHGNLPAFEKMLEMEPDCEMHICLGDLVNYGPWSDECIDLASSLRNPVLIMGNHEEAFIDGFYPGSNPLVQTFFQQNISGFHRREQIKTFVSAYQLDKFLCTHTIMDKYIYPDTDVVLDNNYIIGHSHHQFKYINSDFELYNAGSVGQNRKYINVINYLTYDTETNDLKMKRQLYNVALLINEMKAKKFPEICLDYYLQKERL, from the coding sequence ATGAAATTGCTAATTTATAGTGATGTACATGGCAATCTTCCTGCATTTGAAAAAATGCTGGAAATGGAGCCGGATTGTGAAATGCACATCTGTCTTGGCGACCTCGTAAATTATGGACCATGGAGTGATGAATGTATAGACCTGGCTTCCTCTCTTCGTAATCCGGTGCTGATTATGGGGAATCACGAAGAAGCCTTTATTGATGGGTTTTATCCGGGCAGTAATCCACTTGTCCAAACATTTTTTCAGCAGAATATTTCCGGATTTCATCGGCGCGAGCAGATCAAAACATTTGTTAGCGCCTACCAGCTTGATAAATTTTTGTGTACACACACAATAATGGATAAATATATTTATCCCGATACCGATGTAGTTTTAGATAACAATTATATTATAGGGCACTCGCATCATCAGTTTAAATATATAAATAGTGATTTTGAATTGTACAATGCGGGTAGTGTGGGTCAGAACAGGAAGTATATTAATGTAATTAATTATCTTACCTACGATACTGAAACCAATGATTTGAAAATGAAGCGCCAGTTGTATAATGTAGCGCTGCTGATAAATGAGATGAAGGCTAAAAAATTCCCTGAAATTTGCTTAGACTATTATTTACAAAAGGAAAGATTATAA
- a CDS encoding NAD(P)-dependent oxidoreductase → MIIGVLGANGFVGRSLCTTFLNSGNTVLAFYNSSQSDVPEGCVCYAVDRLPETKMNCLFIAMGGHGLSYESYLRQFLSLQATLQALNFDRMVYISSTEVYGAHIGIINADSCYNNPKTYGLSKLMEEFLINSFENVSIIRPTYIYGIGMKPNSLVPIWIKQALVAKEIVVYGDGTRCQDYLHINDLMDLCQLLATSVIKEVVVAATGNSITNMDLAKCIGGHLGGIKISTRDSDLSSSFHFDVSKTFCLFGWQSKISIQDGIKELIDYEIANL, encoded by the coding sequence ATGATAATAGGCGTGTTGGGAGCCAATGGTTTTGTGGGAAGATCACTTTGCACTACATTTCTTAATTCAGGAAATACAGTGCTGGCTTTTTACAATTCCAGTCAATCTGATGTCCCGGAGGGATGCGTTTGTTATGCCGTAGATCGATTACCGGAGACAAAAATGAATTGCTTATTTATTGCGATGGGCGGACATGGATTAAGTTACGAGTCATATTTAAGGCAGTTTTTATCCTTACAGGCTACACTTCAGGCATTAAATTTTGATCGGATGGTCTACATTTCAAGCACCGAAGTATATGGTGCTCATATTGGAATTATAAATGCAGATAGTTGCTACAATAATCCAAAAACCTACGGGCTGTCAAAACTAATGGAAGAATTTTTAATAAATTCCTTTGAAAATGTTTCCATTATAAGACCAACCTATATTTATGGTATAGGGATGAAGCCAAATTCATTAGTGCCCATCTGGATAAAACAAGCATTGGTGGCTAAAGAAATTGTTGTTTATGGTGATGGTACCCGTTGCCAGGATTATTTGCATATTAATGATCTTATGGATTTATGTCAACTCCTGGCCACTTCAGTTATTAAGGAGGTAGTTGTCGCTGCCACAGGTAATTCTATTACTAATATGGATCTTGCAAAATGCATTGGCGGTCACCTGGGGGGAATAAAAATTAGTACAAGAGATTCAGATCTATCCTCGTCATTTCATTTTGATGTCTCTAAAACATTTTGCCTTTTTGGATGGCAGTCGAAGATTTCAATTCAAGACGGCATTAAAGAATTGATAGATTATGAAATTGCTAATTTATAG
- a CDS encoding ATP-grasp domain-containing protein: protein MYNIAVTGVGGGVGQSILKSLEKSGYNVIALDGELLAAGLYAAGKSYLIPYANSPEYIDALLAICKAEKIALLFPGLDAELMPLSLNRDAFKAIGTTVVVSSPEVIKISDDKQETHNQLIAHGIDVPFTSPLQGFQPSAKDFPLIVKQQVGGARSKNVYLAKNEEQWGLLKSKVAGDEDSFIVMQYIEGDEYTCGTVNLDEQCKGVIVMRRILRDGDTHKCFSEKNPVIEKAVRKVVEAIKPFGACNVQLRMKDGIPYVFEINARCSGTTASRTLCGFNEPKMIADYLLQNIEPQFEIREQTILRYWQELVVENESVRKLKDSSKIQLHNHISL, encoded by the coding sequence ATGTATAATATTGCAGTAACCGGTGTTGGGGGTGGAGTTGGCCAGAGTATACTTAAATCACTTGAAAAATCTGGATACAACGTAATTGCTCTTGATGGTGAATTACTTGCTGCAGGGCTTTATGCTGCCGGCAAATCCTACCTGATTCCATATGCCAATAGCCCGGAATATATTGATGCATTGCTCGCAATTTGTAAGGCCGAAAAAATCGCTTTGTTATTTCCGGGTTTAGACGCAGAATTGATGCCACTTTCTTTAAACAGAGATGCATTTAAGGCTATAGGTACTACAGTGGTAGTCAGCAGTCCCGAAGTGATCAAGATTTCTGACGATAAGCAGGAAACCCACAATCAGTTAATAGCCCATGGAATCGATGTGCCTTTTACCTCCCCGCTGCAAGGATTTCAGCCTTCGGCTAAAGATTTTCCCTTAATTGTAAAGCAACAGGTTGGTGGCGCAAGGTCAAAGAATGTTTACCTTGCTAAAAATGAAGAACAATGGGGGCTGCTAAAAAGTAAAGTAGCGGGCGATGAAGATAGTTTCATAGTCATGCAGTACATAGAGGGTGATGAATATACCTGCGGAACCGTTAATTTAGATGAGCAATGCAAAGGTGTAATTGTAATGCGAAGGATTTTACGTGATGGAGATACTCATAAATGTTTTTCGGAAAAGAATCCGGTTATAGAAAAAGCAGTGCGAAAGGTAGTTGAAGCCATTAAACCTTTTGGGGCATGTAATGTACAATTAAGGATGAAAGATGGAATCCCATATGTTTTTGAAATCAATGCACGTTGCTCAGGCACAACTGCCTCCAGAACACTTTGTGGATTTAATGAACCAAAAATGATTGCTGATTATTTATTGCAAAACATTGAGCCGCAGTTTGAGATCAGAGAGCAAACCATTTTAAGGTACTGGCAGGAACTTGTAGTAGAGAATGAAAGTGTACGAAAGCTAAAAGATTCGTCAAAAATTCAACTCCATAACCATATTTCCTTATGA
- a CDS encoding DegT/DnrJ/EryC1/StrS aminotransferase family protein — translation MIPVTKPFLPPQEEYEAYLKGIWKRQWLTNMGPLANELELQLKNHLQIDHLLFVTNGTVALQIAIKALELTGEIITTPFSFVATTSSIAWEGIKPVFVDIDPKTFNIDPSAIEAAITEKTSAIIATHVYGNPCDIDAIQLIAEKHNLKVIYDGAHAFGVNYKGKSIFEYGDISTCSLHATKLYHSIEGGLVITKDPDLLKKMAYMRNFGFDGPERFAELGINGKNSEFHAAMGLNNLKYINQIIDKRKELTQHYDKMLKNVKCFTQEWNRNSNCNYAYLPIVFNDEQLMLKCMENLIAYNIYPRRYFYPSLAKSLPYVDPVEMKHTDDIARRVLCLPLYYDLSKEEVDLICRLILRVQNN, via the coding sequence ATGATACCTGTTACAAAACCCTTTTTACCGCCTCAGGAAGAATATGAAGCATACCTAAAAGGTATCTGGAAACGTCAATGGCTAACCAATATGGGGCCATTAGCCAATGAGCTGGAGCTTCAGCTAAAGAATCATCTTCAAATAGACCATCTTTTGTTTGTTACGAATGGAACGGTGGCACTGCAAATTGCAATTAAGGCATTGGAATTAACCGGAGAGATCATCACTACACCTTTTTCTTTTGTTGCCACTACCAGTTCAATTGCCTGGGAGGGCATTAAGCCTGTATTTGTAGATATAGATCCCAAAACTTTTAATATTGATCCTTCAGCAATTGAAGCCGCAATTACAGAAAAAACCTCTGCCATTATTGCTACCCATGTATATGGAAACCCATGCGATATTGATGCCATACAGCTGATTGCAGAAAAACATAATCTCAAAGTAATTTACGATGGTGCCCATGCATTTGGGGTAAATTATAAAGGCAAAAGTATTTTTGAATATGGCGACATCAGTACCTGCAGTTTGCACGCAACAAAATTGTACCATTCTATAGAAGGTGGTTTGGTTATTACCAAAGATCCTGACCTGTTAAAAAAAATGGCTTACATGCGTAATTTTGGTTTTGATGGTCCGGAGCGTTTTGCTGAACTGGGCATCAATGGCAAAAATTCTGAGTTTCATGCAGCGATGGGCCTGAATAACCTAAAGTACATTAATCAGATTATTGATAAAAGGAAGGAACTAACGCAACACTATGATAAAATGCTTAAAAATGTAAAGTGTTTTACCCAGGAGTGGAATCGAAATTCTAATTGCAATTATGCTTACTTACCTATTGTGTTTAACGATGAGCAGCTGATGTTAAAGTGCATGGAGAATTTAATTGCATATAATATTTACCCAAGACGGTATTTTTATCCTTCGCTGGCTAAATCACTCCCGTATGTAGATCCGGTAGAAATGAAACATACAGATGACATCGCAAGAAGGGTACTATGTCTTCCCTTGTATTACGACTTATCTAAAGAAGAGGTGGACCTCATTTGCCGTTTAATTCTTAGGGTTCAAAATAACTAG
- a CDS encoding lipopolysaccharide biosynthesis protein, whose product MDKEIKGTAQGLRMRAVKGVFWSFIDQFSSQGIGFVLGIILARLLSPADYGLIGMLSIFIAIANSFVTSGFGTALIQKVDRSETDFSTVFIFNLGSSLVFYAILFFSSPYVAAFYNIPLLEPITKIVALNVIINALTIVPRTKLTINIDFRSQTKISITSIVLSGMVGVSMAYLGYGVWSLVIQGLVAAVVQAILLIYFINWRPSLVFSKASYKTLFGFGSKMMASGLLDTVYNNMYALVIGKKFLPADLGYYSRAQQLESLPAQNITAILQRVTFPIFCQIQNEDDRLISAYRKLIRMTSFIVFPLMFLLVAISEPLITVLLTEKWLPAAALFRILCFAGMWYPIHAINLNILQAKGRSDLFLKLEIWKKVLGVAVLCITLPMGLIAMAVGQVVSSFLALFINTYYTGKHFKYGIWLQIRDIAGFLLISLLVCAITLYGTQYISSNWLKLFAGGFVYVFVYLGALKLFNFSELSEMLSMVKKPG is encoded by the coding sequence TTGGATAAAGAAATAAAAGGAACTGCTCAGGGGCTTAGGATGCGGGCTGTGAAGGGTGTATTCTGGAGCTTCATTGATCAGTTTTCTTCTCAGGGCATAGGCTTTGTTTTAGGCATTATACTGGCACGTCTGCTTTCCCCGGCAGATTATGGTTTAATCGGCATGCTTAGCATTTTTATCGCCATAGCCAATTCATTTGTTACTAGTGGTTTTGGCACCGCCTTGATTCAGAAAGTAGATCGTTCGGAAACAGATTTTTCTACCGTATTTATTTTTAATCTAGGCTCAAGCCTGGTTTTTTATGCCATCCTTTTCTTCAGTTCGCCCTACGTAGCCGCGTTTTATAATATTCCTCTTCTAGAGCCCATCACTAAAATTGTTGCTTTAAATGTGATCATCAATGCCCTAACCATTGTTCCGCGCACAAAATTAACCATCAATATTGACTTCCGCTCGCAAACAAAAATTTCTATAACCTCCATTGTACTATCTGGCATGGTTGGTGTATCTATGGCATACCTGGGCTACGGCGTATGGTCACTGGTCATTCAAGGGCTGGTTGCTGCAGTAGTTCAGGCCATTTTGCTCATTTATTTCATCAATTGGAGGCCATCTTTAGTATTCTCAAAGGCATCCTACAAAACCCTGTTTGGCTTTGGTTCAAAAATGATGGCTTCTGGCCTATTAGATACGGTATATAACAATATGTATGCCTTAGTAATCGGTAAAAAATTTCTCCCTGCAGATCTTGGTTATTATTCCAGGGCACAGCAGCTGGAGTCACTTCCCGCACAAAATATTACCGCAATTTTGCAGCGGGTTACCTTTCCAATCTTTTGCCAGATACAAAATGAAGACGATCGGTTAATCAGCGCTTACCGCAAACTCATACGCATGACTTCATTTATCGTATTTCCGTTGATGTTTCTGCTGGTGGCTATATCTGAACCATTAATTACCGTATTGCTTACCGAAAAATGGCTGCCTGCGGCAGCGTTATTCCGGATATTATGCTTTGCAGGAATGTGGTACCCCATCCATGCCATCAATCTTAATATCCTTCAGGCTAAGGGGCGGTCAGATTTATTTCTTAAGCTGGAAATATGGAAGAAAGTACTTGGGGTAGCCGTCTTATGCATCACACTCCCTATGGGCTTAATTGCCATGGCAGTCGGGCAGGTTGTAAGTTCTTTCCTTGCCTTATTTATCAATACTTATTATACCGGAAAACATTTCAAGTACGGTATTTGGCTTCAGATAAGAGATATAGCTGGGTTTTTGCTCATTTCACTACTGGTTTGTGCCATTACACTTTATGGTACACAATACATCTCATCTAATTGGTTAAAATTATTTGCTGGTGGATTTGTTTACGTTTTTGTATACCTTGGTGCTTTGAAACTATTTAACTTCTCAGAATTGAGCGAAATGTTATCCATGGTCAAAAAGCCAGGTTAA